A single window of Debaryomyces hansenii CBS767 chromosome F complete sequence DNA harbors:
- a CDS encoding DEHA2F11132p (similar to uniprot|Q5L3G7 Geobacillus kaustophilus acpS Holo-[acyl-carrier-protein] synthase (EC 2.7.8.7) (Holo- ACP synthase)), giving the protein MVRKLGITLGIGVDIIKTNRFKELLLSKGKLNSRFTSRISSRILHPEFELPKFNEFKDNNKLNECISLISGSWASKEAVYKTLDDEYQRQFQFKNWYRYYNEQGKPFIRSDFYKKENEEFQLSVSHDDGLLVATVLRQEIYELTNEDL; this is encoded by the coding sequence ATGGTAAGGAAATTAGGTATAACATTAGGTATAGGCgttgatattatcaaaacaAATAGGTTCAAAGAATTGCTATTATCAAAGGGTAAACTCAATTCACGATTTACTAGTAGAATATCGTCAAGAATATTACATCCAGAGTTCGAGTTACCGAAGTTCAATGAATTTAAGGAtaacaataaattgaaCGAATGTATATCTCTAATATCAGGTAGTTGGGCTTCAAAGGAAGCAGTTTATAAAACCTTGGATGATGAGTATCAAAGACAATTTCAGTTTAAAAATTGGTATAGATATTATAACGAGCAAGGGAAGCCTTTTATACGAAGTGATTTCTACAAGAAAGAAAACgaagaatttcaattgagTGTTTCTCACGACGATGGGTTATTAGTAGCAACTGTCTTGAGACAGGAAATTTACGAATTGACGAACGAGGATTTATAG
- a CDS encoding DEHA2F11110p (similar to uniprot|P38625 Saccharomyces cerevisiae YMR217W GUA1 GMP synthase an enzyme that catalyzes the second step in the biosynthesis of GMP from inosine 5'-phosphate (IMP)), translating to MVNPADVPIEVSKVFDTILVLDFGSQYSHLITRRLREFNVYAEMLPCTQKISELTWKPKGIILSGGPYSVYEDGSPHVDHDIFKLNVPILGICYGMQELAWINGKGVARGDKREYGPATLNVEDSSCSLFKGVDHSQVWMSHGDKLHALPTGFKVVATSDNSPFAAISNEKENIFGIQFHPEVTHTKQGKVLLRNFAIDICQASNNWTMENFIDTEIARIQKLVGPTAEVIGAVSGGVDSTVGAKIMKEAIGDRFHAIYVDNGLMRLNETEQVYKTLTEGLGINLTVVDATDLFLGKLQGVTDPEKKRKIIGNNFIHVFEAEAAKIKPASGQEIEYLLQGTLYPDVIESISFKGPSQTIKTHHNVGGLLEDMKLKLIEPLRELFKDEVRHLGEIMGVPHDLVWRHPFPGPGLAIRVLGEVTREQLKIAREADNIFIEEIRKAGLYKDISQAFAALLPVKSVGVMGDQRTYEQVIALRAIETTDFMTADWFVFEAAFLKKTASRIVNEVDGVARVTYDITSKPPATVEWE from the coding sequence ACcattttggttttggaTTTTGGTTCCCAATACTCCCATTTAATCACTCGTCGTTTGAGAGAATTTAATGTGTACGCTGAAATGTTGCCATGCACCCAAAAGATTTCAGAATTGACCTGGAAACCAAAGGGTATCATTTTGTCTGGAGGACCATACTCTGTGTACGAAGACGGATCTCCTCACGTTGACCAcgatattttcaagttgAATGTGCCTATCTTGGGTATATGTTACGGTATGCAAGAATTAGCTTGGATTAACGGTAAGGGTGTTGCTAGAGGTGACAAGAGAGAGTACGGTCCAGCCACTTTGAATGTTGAAGATTCATCTTGTTCTTTATTCAAGGGCGTTGATCACTCTCAAGTCTGGATGTCTCACGGTGACAAATTGCACGCTTTACCAACTGGTTTCAAGGTTGTTGCTACCTCTGACAACTCTCCATTCGCTGCCATTTCCAACGAAAAGGAAAACATTTTTGGTATTCAATTCCACCCAGAAGTAACCCACACCAAGCAAGGTAAGGTTTTATTGAGAAACTTTGCTATTGACATCTGTCAGGCCTCAAACAACTGGACTATGgaaaatttcattgataCTGAAATTGCcagaattcaaaaattagTCGGTCCAACTGCCGAAGTTATTGGTGCTGTTTCTGGTGGTGTCGACTCTACCGTCGGTGCTAAGATTATGAAAGAAGCCATCGGTGACCGTTTCCATGCGATTTACGTTGACAATGGTTTAATGAGATTAAATGAAACTGAACAAGTCTACAAGACTTTAACCGAAGGTTTAGGTATCAATTTGACTGTCGTTGATGCTACCGATTTATTCTTGGGTAAATTACAGGGTGTTACTGATCcagaaaagaagagaaagatcATTGGTAACAACTTCATCCATGTTTTTGAAGCTGAAGCTGCTAAGATTAAGCCAGCATCTGGTCAAGAAATcgaatatttattacaagGTACTTTATACCCAGATGTCATTGAatccatttctttcaagGGACCATCTCAAACTATCAAGACCCATCACAATGTCGGTGGTTTGTTAGAAgatatgaaattaaaattgattgaacCTTTgagagaattatttaaagatgAAGTTCGTCACTTAGGTGAAATCATGGGTGTTCCTCACGACTTAGTCTGGAGACATCCTTTCCCAGGTCCAGGTTTAGCTATTAGAGTTTTAGGTGAAGTTACCAGAGAACAACTTAAGATCGCTCGTGAAGCTGATAACATtttcattgaagaaattagaaagGCTGGTTTGTACAAGGACATTTCCCAAGCTTTCGCTGCTTTATTACCTGTTAAGTCTGTTGGTGTTATGGGTGACCAAAGAACTTATGAACAAGTTATCGCTTTAAGAGCTATCGAGACAACTGATTTCATGACTGCTGATTGGTTCGTTTTTGAAGCTGCTTTCTTGAAGAAGACCGCTTCAAGAATTGTTAATGAAGTTGATGGTGTTGCTCGTGTCACTTACGATATCACTTCTAAGCCACCAGCAACTGTCGAATGGGAATAA
- a CDS encoding DEHA2F11154p (highly similar to uniprot|Q12029 Saccharomyces cerevisiae YOR271C Hypothetical ORF), whose translation MASSISGPVPLPESKYDLSSYWGRVKHCAEISDPTMLLNSTKDIQTAKIMIWEYRNGVRPTMTPELWRAKRVLDSTLHPDTGETVFLPFRMSSCVLSNLVVTAGMLTPNLGPAGTIFWQVANQSLNVAINTANANKSHPLSTQQIITNYTMAVTASCSVALGLNAIVPRLKSLRPNTRMILGRLVPFAAVVSAGVVNVFLMRSEEIKKGINVYDKEGKEVGISQTAAVYAVSETAASRVINATPVMVIPPLILVKLQKSGFLKGKSKKWEIATNMGLIFTTALAALPFALAIFPQRRQLLATQLEEKFHGLKDKNGNEVEYLEFNRGI comes from the coding sequence ATGGCATCCTCAATCTCGGGACCAGTTCCATTACCTGAATCGAAATatgatttatcatcatattGGGGAAGAGTAAAACATTGTGCTGAAATCTCCGATCCAACAATGTTGTTGAATTCTACCAAAGACATTCAAACAGCAAAGATAATGATCTGGGAATACCGTAATGGTGTAAGACCAACTATGACTCCAGAATTATGGAGGGCTAAAAGAGTTTTAGATTCCACGTTACATCCAGATACTGGAGAAACTGTATTTTTACCATTTAGAATGAGTTCATGTGTCTTGTCTAATTTAGTTGTTACAGCTGGTATGTTGACGCCAAACTTAGGTCCAGCAGGAACGATATTTTGGCAGGTGGCGAACCAGTCCTTAAACGTTGCTATTAATACTGCTAATGCTAATAAATCACATCCTTTGAGCACTCAACAGATTATTACAAATTATACTATGGCGGTTACTGCTTCTTGTTCAGTTGCCTTAGGTTTAAATGCTATAGTTCCAAGATTGAAATCGTTAAGACCTAATACCAGAATGATCTTAGGCCGTTTAGTTCCATTTGCAGCCGTTGTGTCTGCAGGTGTTGTCAATGTATTCTTAATGAGAAGTGAGGAAATTAAAAAGGGTATTAATGTCTACGataaagaaggaaaagaagtCGGAATTTCTCAAACCGCTGCTGTGTATGCTGTTAGTGAGACTGCTGCCAGTCGTGTTATAAACGCAACACCAGTGATGGTTATTCCACCTTTAATTTTAGTCAAATTACAGAAATCAGGCTTCTTGAAGGGTAAATCCAAAAAGTGGGAGATCGCTACTAATATGGGATTAATTTTCACAACTGCTTTGGCAGCTTTGCCGTTTGCATTAGCAATATTTCCTCAAAGAAGACAATTATTGGCAACTCAattggaagaaaaattcCATGGCTTAAAAGATAAAAATGGTAATGAGGTTGAATACTTGGAATTTAACAGAGGTATTTAA
- a CDS encoding DEHA2F11176p (similar to uniprot|P07277 Saccharomyces cerevisiae YMR208W ERG12 Mevalonate kinase acts in the biosynthesis of isoprenoids and sterols including ergosterol from mevalonate), translating into MSVSPFLVSAPGKVIIYGEHSAVYGKPAIAAALSLRAYLLVTPCEDVNDIRLDFPDIGLSHSWNKENIPWEDIRKFVTFKDEKPVVTEELVPEIVDLLSTVLADVESKLHYTACLCFLYLYANLSNKDVPGMRFIVKSTLPIGAGLGSSACTAVCLASALARLGKHVSAACHTSTEKVYKKENSDLDFIDSWSLMGEKCFHGNPSGIDNAVATYGGAVMFQRTTIPSKPSVRTTMRNFPPIKLILINTKVPRSTAALVGNVAQVNRTYPKCAGSILDAMEHLVFEAYQIMIRPSFGKEEKDQLRELVNINHGLLVALGVSHPALEKIKIIGDTHGIGSTKLTGAGGGGCAISLVHDDVEEEVIQKAIKEFENEGYETFETSLGGKGVGSLSLEDVDKDKRDTVFSAEVFSSYKDRDEVEKALKSDIYESWRFW; encoded by the coding sequence ATGTCGGTCTCTCCTTTCTTGGTTAGTGCGCCTGGTAAGGTAATCATATATGGAGAACACTCAGCAGTTTATGGTAAACCAGCTATTGCCGCGGCACTTAGTTTGAGAGCATATTTGTTAGTTACACCATGCGAAGATGTGAACGATATAAGATTGGATTTTCCAGATATTGGGTTATCGCATTCTTGGAATAAAGAAAACATACCCTGGGAAGATATCAGAAAATTCGTTACGtttaaagatgaaaagCCTGTTGTTACGGAGGAATTAGTACCAGAAATCGTTGATTTATTGAGCACGGTTTTGGCTGATGTTGAATCTAAATTGCATTATACCGCTTGTCTTTGCTTCCTCTACTTGTATGCAAATTTATCTAACAAGGACGTTCCAGGTATGAGGTTTATTGTCAAATCGACATTACCCATTGGAGCAGGGTTAGGATCTTCAGCCTGTACAGCCGTATGCCTCGCTAGCGCATTGGCTCGTCTTGGTAAACATGTTTCAGCGGCATGCCATACTTCTACTGAGAAAGTTTataagaaagaaaattctGATCTAGACTTCATTGATAGCTGGTCTTTAATGGGTGAAAAATGCTTTCACGGTAATCCTTCGGGAATTGATAACGCTGTGGCTACGTACGGTGGTGCTGTCATGTTTCAAAGGACAACGATACCATCCAAACCATCTGTCCGTACTACTATGAGAAATTTTCCACCTATCAAATTGATACTTATAAATACCAAAGTGCCAAGAAGCACAGCTGCATTAGTGGGTAATGTTGCTCAAGTAAATAGGACCTATCCTAAATGCGCAGGCTCGATTTTAGATGCAATGGAGCATTTAGTATTTGAGGcatatcaaataatgatcaGACCATCTTTTGGtaaagaagagaaagatcAATTACGTGAATTAGTCAATATTAATCATGGATTATTGGTTGCTTTGGGTGTTTCCCACCCTGCCTTggaaaaaatcaaaattatcgGAGATACCCATGGTATAGGTTCTACTAAATTAACTGGCGCTGGAGGTGGTGGCTGTGCTATTAGTTTGGTTCATGATGACGTAGAGGAAGAAGTGATTCAAAAGGcaatcaaagaatttgaaaacgAAGGATATGAAACTTTCGAAACTTCGTTAGGCGGTAAAGGAGTAggatcattatcattagagGATGTTGACAAAGACAAAAGGGATACTGTATTTTCAGCCGAAGTCTTTTCTAGTTACAAGGATAGAGACGAAGTTGAAAAGGCATTAAAATCCGACATATACGAATCTTGGAGGTTTTGGTAG